A stretch of the Veillonella parvula DSM 2008 genome encodes the following:
- a CDS encoding coenzyme F420-0:L-glutamate ligase, with amino-acid sequence MAELELVCVPTRILTDNDDIVDAIVEFGGHNIGPEDIVCVAESVVAITQGRFTRPEELNVCWQARLINRFIHPDGSMASIYGMQSAMNLDGKWKVLGAFILGAIAKIFRKPGVFYAIARAASLTDDVTGTMPPFDKHIVFGPKDPDKVAEKIVSRTGCYGAVVADVNDLKRSAILGTSRGIDAKKIAQLLIDNPFGNDSQMTPIVIIKNYASVSGK; translated from the coding sequence ATGGCAGAATTAGAGTTAGTATGTGTGCCAACACGTATTCTTACAGATAATGATGACATCGTTGATGCTATCGTTGAATTTGGGGGCCATAATATTGGACCTGAAGATATCGTATGCGTTGCTGAATCTGTAGTAGCTATTACGCAAGGTCGTTTTACACGTCCTGAAGAGCTAAATGTGTGCTGGCAAGCTCGTTTAATTAATCGTTTTATCCATCCAGATGGCTCCATGGCATCTATTTATGGTATGCAATCGGCTATGAATTTGGATGGTAAATGGAAGGTATTAGGTGCTTTTATTTTAGGCGCTATTGCTAAAATTTTCCGTAAACCAGGGGTATTCTATGCAATTGCTCGGGCTGCATCCTTAACAGATGATGTAACGGGGACTATGCCTCCATTTGATAAGCACATTGTATTTGGTCCAAAGGATCCTGATAAAGTGGCTGAGAAAATTGTATCTCGCACTGGTTGTTATGGTGCCGTTGTAGCTGATGTTAATGATTTGAAACGGTCCGCAATTTTAGGTACAAGTCGTGGCATTGATGCTAAAAAAATTGCACAATTGTTGATTGATAATCCATTTGGTAACGATAGTCAAATGACTCCGATTGTTATCATCAAAAATTACGCATCTGTATCTGGTAAATAA
- a CDS encoding hydantoinase/oxoprolinase family protein, producing the protein MLLGLDVGGTFTDAVIIDAHRVVATAKRRTTKDNLMNGIGEALDAVLEGYDTSNIEQVTLSTTVVTNTIVEAKEQVVDLYVITGPGRNVDDIFPVEPIYLQGYTDHRGIVVERTPADAVRGIANMVQARSGTDLAAVSAKFGVRNPQEELSITEELKNTYHTISNGSLLSGSLNFPRRTISAYFNSAVTPVFTVFKKNVEDALSARNILAPLHILKADGGSLPMEHMVSRPVETAFTGPAATVLGLSALGVIGNKHTVALDIGGTTTDISLWKHGKPLMTKNGVSIREYPSAVRSFAVTSVGIGGESVIRLKNGNLTVGPERVGPSVALGGIEPTLGDALIVLGHANYGDFNLASRALQALADAIQATLRSKNVNTSNNQLTLIKTASDVARLIVEKALQTIQHGINEVVKVENKRPIYVVADIVNPDVFVPEHIVVVGGTAPNLGPSIGEYLELPVTIPENAAVANAIGAALALSTIELTVHVDTKRRLLVIPELGIKQQNCTLKRAEQVVERAKEVLSEEALRLGLDTAQEIEVINTEDFPVVEGWQSMERLITVKVQLAAGVKHYVE; encoded by the coding sequence ATGTTACTAGGGTTAGACGTAGGTGGAACTTTTACCGATGCGGTTATCATTGATGCCCATCGTGTAGTGGCAACTGCGAAGAGGCGGACTACAAAGGATAATCTAATGAATGGTATAGGTGAGGCCTTAGATGCGGTTTTGGAGGGCTATGATACATCAAATATTGAACAAGTAACCTTATCTACTACCGTGGTTACAAATACCATCGTAGAAGCGAAGGAGCAAGTAGTAGATCTCTATGTGATTACAGGTCCAGGCCGTAATGTAGATGATATATTCCCCGTGGAACCTATATATCTTCAAGGTTATACAGATCATAGAGGTATCGTTGTAGAGCGTACCCCTGCTGATGCTGTACGTGGTATAGCCAACATGGTTCAAGCACGTAGTGGTACCGATTTGGCTGCTGTGTCCGCTAAATTTGGGGTGCGGAATCCTCAAGAAGAACTATCTATTACAGAGGAATTGAAAAATACATATCATACGATTTCTAATGGCAGTTTATTAAGTGGTTCTTTAAATTTCCCTCGTCGTACTATTAGTGCTTATTTTAATAGCGCTGTGACACCCGTATTTACGGTGTTTAAGAAAAATGTTGAAGATGCTCTCAGTGCACGGAATATATTGGCTCCACTTCACATTTTAAAGGCCGATGGTGGTTCTCTACCTATGGAGCATATGGTGAGTCGTCCAGTAGAGACTGCCTTTACAGGCCCTGCTGCAACAGTTCTTGGACTATCGGCTCTCGGCGTTATAGGTAATAAGCATACAGTGGCTCTGGATATTGGGGGTACTACAACGGATATATCCCTTTGGAAGCATGGTAAACCATTGATGACAAAAAATGGTGTATCTATCCGTGAGTATCCAAGTGCAGTGCGATCCTTTGCCGTTACTTCCGTCGGTATTGGTGGGGAATCTGTAATTCGCCTTAAAAATGGTAATCTTACCGTAGGTCCTGAACGAGTGGGACCATCAGTGGCTCTAGGTGGTATAGAACCTACCTTGGGGGATGCACTTATCGTGCTCGGTCATGCAAACTATGGTGACTTTAATCTGGCATCACGAGCTTTACAAGCTTTAGCGGATGCTATACAGGCTACATTACGATCTAAAAATGTAAATACCTCAAATAATCAATTAACTCTTATTAAGACTGCCTCTGATGTAGCACGACTAATCGTAGAAAAAGCGTTGCAAACGATTCAACATGGTATTAACGAGGTCGTAAAAGTAGAAAATAAACGACCTATTTATGTGGTAGCAGATATTGTAAATCCTGATGTATTTGTACCAGAACATATCGTTGTGGTAGGGGGAACAGCGCCAAATTTAGGTCCAAGTATCGGTGAGTATCTAGAGTTACCTGTTACGATTCCTGAGAATGCTGCCGTAGCAAATGCTATAGGCGCTGCACTAGCTTTATCTACCATCGAACTCACTGTTCATGTAGATACAAAACGTCGTTTACTTGTCATTCCAGAATTAGGCATTAAACAGCAAAATTGTACTTTAAAACGAGCGGAACAAGTTGTAGAACGAGCTAAAGAGGTTCTTAGTGAAGAGGCTTTACGTTTAGGTTTAGATACAGCGCAAGAAATCGAGGTCATTAACACTGAGGATTTCCCTGTGGTAGAGGGATGGCAATCTATGGAGCGTTTAATTACGGTAAAAGTACAACTAGCGGCGGGGGTGAAACACTATGTGGAATAA
- a CDS encoding histone deacetylase family protein, with protein sequence MWNKGLSYRERHGLIEKNMNTKLNDDVNSTIDKAEYNNSLGLVFFPAFDWKISETHPERQERLLYTRDQIVEEGLLDIPNIREYNPIVADWDTIERVHVGAPDLESWVTEAHRVSAGGAIAAADAVMRGEVDRAFALVRPPGHHAMAMVHGIRGFCTINIEAVMIQHIRQTYGIKRIAVVDTDVHHGDGTQDVFYHDPDTLYISFHQDGRTLYPGTGFMDEFGGPQAIGSNIDIPLPPGTGDEGLMKVMRELVLPILEEFNPDIVINSAGQDNHFSDPLANMQVTAKGYAELVDLLQADIAVLEGGYSVQEALPYINTGIILSMAGLDYSKVIEPAFDPVKYKQSQNVTSYIDDLIVKWKIQWANRHKMAEDERVGARDVWSNHYNVYYDETGVQEERLEKVRMYEDKVGWHSVLSRGQYGPYGSQSVYAMFIPWQADEGTRQDAIVEAKRAKTEGGASRYVVVDPLGNGQYEL encoded by the coding sequence ATGTGGAATAAAGGGTTATCCTATCGTGAGCGTCATGGCCTTATAGAAAAGAATATGAATACGAAACTGAATGACGACGTGAATTCTACTATTGATAAAGCTGAATATAATAACAGTTTAGGTCTAGTATTCTTCCCTGCGTTTGACTGGAAAATTTCTGAAACACATCCTGAACGACAAGAGCGTTTACTTTATACGCGTGATCAAATCGTAGAGGAAGGTCTGTTAGATATACCTAATATTAGAGAATATAATCCAATAGTAGCTGATTGGGATACAATAGAGCGGGTTCACGTTGGTGCTCCAGATTTAGAGTCTTGGGTGACTGAAGCTCATCGGGTATCTGCTGGAGGTGCTATTGCGGCAGCTGATGCAGTCATGCGCGGTGAAGTAGACCGTGCTTTTGCGTTAGTAAGACCACCAGGTCACCATGCAATGGCTATGGTTCATGGTATTCGCGGCTTCTGTACGATTAATATTGAAGCCGTTATGATTCAACACATACGTCAAACCTATGGAATCAAACGCATTGCCGTAGTAGATACTGATGTACATCACGGTGATGGCACTCAAGATGTGTTTTACCACGATCCAGATACATTGTATATTAGCTTTCACCAAGATGGACGAACCCTCTATCCAGGAACAGGCTTTATGGATGAATTTGGTGGACCTCAGGCTATTGGTAGTAATATAGATATTCCACTACCGCCTGGTACCGGTGACGAAGGCTTGATGAAGGTCATGCGTGAGCTGGTATTGCCTATTCTTGAAGAGTTTAATCCAGATATTGTTATTAATTCGGCAGGACAAGATAATCACTTTAGTGATCCGTTGGCTAATATGCAGGTAACCGCAAAGGGCTATGCAGAACTAGTCGATTTGTTACAAGCAGATATAGCTGTACTTGAAGGAGGCTATTCCGTACAAGAAGCGTTGCCATATATAAATACGGGTATCATTTTATCCATGGCAGGTCTTGATTACAGCAAAGTCATAGAACCTGCCTTTGATCCTGTTAAATACAAACAGAGTCAAAATGTAACTAGTTACATAGATGATTTAATCGTTAAGTGGAAAATACAATGGGCTAACCGTCATAAGATGGCCGAAGACGAGCGCGTAGGTGCAAGGGATGTTTGGTCTAATCATTATAATGTGTACTATGACGAAACAGGCGTTCAGGAGGAGCGCCTTGAAAAGGTGCGTATGTACGAAGACAAGGTAGGCTGGCATAGCGTGCTCTCTCGAGGACAATACGGACCGTATGGGTCGCAAAGTGTATATGCTATGTTCATCCCTTGGCAAGCAGATGAAGGGACGCGTCAAGATGCTATTGTAGAAGCAAAACGAGCCAAAACAGAAGGGGGAGCAAGCCGTTACGTTGTGGTAGATCCACTCGGCAACGGCCAATATGAACTATAA
- the rph gene encoding ribonuclease PH, producing the protein MRSDNRTAGQLRPIKITRNFTEYAEGSVLIECGKTKVICTATVEDSVPRWLKGSGQGWVTAEYSLLPRSTQTRVSREAAKGKQTGRTVEIQRLIGRALRAVVDLEALGERSITIDCDVIQADGGTRTASITGAFVALVDAVDFTFGGAGKFPITDFCAAISVGIGPEGPITDLCYEEDSAAIVDMNVVRTGSGNMVEVQGTGEHGTFNRDELNALLDLAEAATDELMAKQREVLGSTADKVGKVYPTAPEV; encoded by the coding sequence ATGCGCAGCGATAATAGAACAGCGGGTCAATTGCGACCTATTAAAATAACACGGAATTTTACAGAGTATGCAGAAGGTTCTGTACTTATTGAGTGTGGTAAGACCAAGGTTATCTGTACGGCTACTGTTGAGGATTCTGTGCCACGCTGGTTAAAAGGTTCGGGACAAGGATGGGTAACTGCGGAATACTCATTATTGCCACGCTCTACGCAAACTCGCGTGAGTCGTGAGGCCGCAAAGGGGAAGCAAACTGGTCGTACCGTAGAAATTCAACGTCTTATCGGCCGTGCTTTGCGCGCTGTCGTAGACCTTGAAGCTTTAGGCGAACGCTCTATTACTATCGACTGCGACGTTATCCAAGCGGATGGCGGCACGCGTACAGCATCTATTACGGGTGCTTTTGTGGCCCTCGTTGATGCGGTAGACTTCACCTTTGGCGGAGCAGGAAAATTCCCAATTACTGATTTTTGTGCAGCCATCTCTGTAGGTATTGGTCCAGAAGGTCCTATTACGGACCTTTGCTATGAAGAGGATAGTGCTGCCATCGTAGATATGAATGTAGTTCGTACAGGTTCTGGCAATATGGTTGAAGTACAAGGTACAGGTGAACACGGTACCTTTAACCGTGATGAACTCAATGCTTTACTTGATTTAGCAGAGGCTGCTACAGATGAGCTCATGGCAAAACAACGCGAAGTATTAGGTAGTACAGCAGATAAAGTTGGTAAGGTATATCCAACAGCACCAGAGGTGTAA
- a CDS encoding XTP/dITP diphosphatase: MEQIVLATGNKGKIREFSEAFSHLSIDCVPVKDVISVEEPEETGTTFMENALLKARYYAKATNRPCLADDSGLTVDILDGAPGVYSARYAGHHGDDNANNEKLIRELQGKRDRTGHYVCALALVYPDGREVTAEGYCDGLVQDEPKGENGFGYDPYFYVPEFEKTMAELSIDVKETISHRGRALRELISKL, translated from the coding sequence ATGGAACAAATCGTACTTGCTACAGGCAATAAAGGAAAAATTCGTGAGTTTTCAGAGGCATTCTCTCATTTGTCTATCGATTGCGTACCTGTGAAAGATGTGATTTCCGTTGAGGAACCAGAGGAAACTGGCACCACTTTCATGGAAAACGCTCTGTTAAAAGCTCGATACTACGCTAAGGCTACGAATCGACCTTGTTTAGCTGATGATTCTGGTCTTACTGTAGATATTCTTGATGGGGCTCCAGGTGTATATTCTGCGCGTTATGCAGGTCATCATGGTGATGATAATGCAAATAATGAGAAATTAATTCGTGAACTACAGGGTAAACGTGACCGTACAGGCCATTATGTATGCGCTTTAGCGCTTGTATATCCTGATGGTCGAGAAGTTACTGCGGAAGGCTATTGTGATGGACTCGTTCAAGATGAGCCAAAAGGGGAGAATGGTTTTGGATATGATCCATACTTCTATGTACCTGAATTTGAAAAGACGATGGCAGAGCTTAGCATCGACGTAAAAGAAACGATTAGCCATCGTGGTCGAGCATTACGCGAATTAATTAGTAAGCTTTGA
- a CDS encoding metallophosphoesterase family protein: MKRIGILSDTHGYLEDIDLVLAATADQDIDMWLHAGDFGDDARYMQEHTDIPVYAVRGNNDRVQPLEPREQLIPLEDTYIYMTHGHEVSYYNRIQKLIELGTDMGARLIVSGHSHHHGEVRACDAVFVNPGSISLARDRSGGTFAIVTYDNGQFDVEFVYKQDIV; encoded by the coding sequence ATGAAACGAATTGGCATTTTAAGTGATACTCATGGGTATCTAGAGGATATCGACCTCGTCTTGGCTGCTACTGCCGATCAAGATATCGATATGTGGCTTCATGCTGGTGATTTTGGCGATGATGCACGCTATATGCAGGAACATACGGATATTCCTGTTTATGCGGTGCGTGGCAATAACGATCGTGTGCAACCGCTTGAACCACGAGAGCAATTGATTCCTCTTGAAGATACCTATATTTACATGACTCATGGTCATGAGGTATCATATTATAATCGAATACAAAAACTGATTGAGTTAGGAACTGACATGGGTGCGCGACTCATCGTGTCCGGTCATAGCCATCATCATGGAGAGGTTCGTGCCTGTGATGCGGTATTTGTAAATCCTGGCAGTATTTCTTTGGCTCGTGATCGCTCCGGTGGTACCTTTGCTATCGTTACCTACGATAATGGACAGTTTGATGTAGAGTTTGTGTATAAACAAGATATTGTTTAG
- the speD gene encoding adenosylmethionine decarboxylase, with translation MDTPVKAKPKMKLYGFNNLTKTLSFNIYDICYTRTEEEKKQYIQYIDEVYNADRLTAILTEVSHIIGANILNVAKQDYDPQGASVTILISEEEIEKEDVVMHLDKSHLTVHTYPESHPHKGISTFRADIEVSTCGQISPLNALNYLIQSFDSDILTLDYHVRGFTRDVSGKKIYIDHRINSIQNYISAKTRNMYNMIDVNVYQENIFHTKMMLKEFDLDNYLFGITESELSDREIKQIKHQLKQEMMEIFYGRNLPSVKA, from the coding sequence ATGGATACACCAGTTAAAGCAAAACCTAAAATGAAGTTATATGGTTTTAACAATCTCACAAAGACATTGAGTTTTAATATTTATGATATTTGTTATACTCGTACGGAAGAAGAAAAAAAACAATACATTCAGTACATTGATGAAGTATACAATGCGGATCGTTTAACGGCTATTTTGACGGAAGTTAGCCATATTATCGGCGCTAACATCCTTAACGTAGCGAAACAAGATTATGATCCTCAAGGTGCGTCTGTTACGATTTTGATTTCTGAAGAGGAAATTGAAAAAGAAGATGTAGTTATGCATCTAGATAAGTCGCATCTCACTGTACATACTTATCCTGAAAGTCATCCGCACAAAGGGATTAGTACATTCCGTGCCGACATTGAAGTTTCTACATGTGGACAAATCTCTCCGCTAAATGCACTGAATTATTTAATTCAAAGTTTTGATTCTGATATTCTTACCTTAGATTATCATGTACGTGGCTTTACTCGTGATGTATCTGGTAAGAAAATTTATATCGATCATCGCATCAATTCTATTCAAAACTACATCAGTGCGAAAACTCGCAATATGTACAACATGATTGATGTAAATGTATATCAAGAAAATATTTTCCATACAAAGATGATGTTAAAAGAATTTGATTTAGATAATTATCTTTTTGGCATCACTGAGTCAGAGTTGAGCGATCGTGAAATCAAGCAAATTAAACATCAATTAAAACAAGAAATGATGGAAATCTTCTATGGACGCAATTTGCCATCTGTAAAAGCTTAA
- a CDS encoding NAD(P)-dependent malic enzyme, with the protein MDVRELAVQKKRELKGFLTVGTKYELKDAHDLSVAYTPGVAEPCLRIKDNEAESFELTCRSNMVAVVSDGTRVLGLGDIGAAAALPVMEGKSLLFKKFGDVDCIPLVVDTKDADTLINTVRLLQKNFAGINLEDISSPKCYEIENRLKEELEIPVFHDDQHGTAIACLAGVKGALRLVKKDLATAKIVVNGAGAAGANIARLLYLAGARDITLLVSSGVLHKDYKRLDSLQAELIDLLKLEEKHGNLAENAKGADILLGVSAAGAFTKEILENLADDAIVFAMANPNPEATYADMKAAGIRVAGTGRSDAPNQINNVAVFPGVFRGAIDVRASQITDEMKLAAADALAHLIPDSELNEENVMPSVFDPRVAPAVAKAVAEVAVKQGIAKNPQAVEDGSYEG; encoded by the coding sequence ATGGACGTACGTGAATTAGCTGTACAAAAAAAACGTGAATTAAAAGGTTTCCTTACTGTAGGAACTAAATATGAATTAAAAGACGCTCATGATTTATCTGTAGCTTACACACCAGGTGTAGCAGAACCATGTTTGCGTATTAAAGATAATGAAGCAGAATCCTTCGAATTAACTTGCCGTTCCAACATGGTTGCCGTTGTATCTGACGGTACTCGTGTACTTGGTCTTGGTGATATTGGCGCTGCAGCAGCATTGCCAGTAATGGAAGGTAAATCCTTATTGTTCAAAAAATTCGGTGATGTAGACTGCATTCCATTGGTTGTAGATACAAAAGATGCTGATACATTAATCAATACAGTAAGATTATTGCAAAAAAACTTTGCTGGTATTAATTTAGAAGATATTTCCTCTCCTAAATGCTATGAAATCGAAAACCGTTTGAAAGAAGAATTGGAAATTCCTGTATTTCATGATGACCAACACGGTACTGCAATTGCATGTTTAGCTGGTGTAAAAGGCGCTCTTCGTTTAGTTAAAAAAGATTTAGCTACTGCTAAAATCGTTGTAAACGGTGCTGGTGCTGCTGGTGCAAACATTGCTCGCTTGTTGTACCTTGCAGGTGCTCGTGATATCACATTGTTGGTATCCTCTGGCGTATTGCACAAAGACTACAAACGACTTGACTCTTTGCAAGCTGAATTGATTGATTTGCTCAAACTTGAAGAAAAACATGGCAACTTGGCTGAAAATGCTAAAGGCGCCGACATTCTTCTTGGTGTATCTGCAGCAGGTGCTTTCACAAAAGAAATTTTGGAAAACTTGGCTGACGATGCAATCGTATTTGCAATGGCTAACCCTAACCCAGAAGCTACATATGCTGATATGAAAGCTGCTGGTATCCGTGTTGCTGGTACAGGTCGTTCCGACGCTCCTAACCAAATCAACAACGTAGCAGTATTCCCAGGCGTATTCCGCGGTGCTATCGACGTTCGTGCGTCTCAAATCACTGACGAAATGAAATTAGCTGCTGCTGACGCTTTGGCTCACTTGATTCCTGATAGCGAATTGAATGAAGAAAATGTTATGCCATCCGTATTCGATCCTCGCGTAGCTCCAGCTGTTGCTAAAGCAGTTGCTGAAGTTGCTGTAAAACAAGGTATCGCAAAAAATCCTCAAGCAGTAGAAGATGGTAGCTACGAAGGTTAA
- a CDS encoding DUF5677 domain-containing protein: MKPKLSGYIWKKGIFQSVWNEIANPLETEKSWTYGQLPEYIWLALILDKLGRIEGINQSVRILKYWKDINPKIEDCRFSTLLAESVENQQELFDQIRLSVGDNTLEPLTLIFDIHEYPTFNGNFYNKMSIEKRLSKIEQIMQECMGSQTNMTTDIKYIVLFFRSICNKIKVMKGQEHIIDYLNDYARLPHENEKMHTIRPLVRSMFGTIQFMDKSNLVYLNKFWEDLSCMSTCKLFSVNLSEVDEQNLNKDQCVEAFQNIFDYFISIKQDVLILDEKMTVLLGLAVFAYNRFYEVYKHDLDNSISGRSSVRGLFEILIIMKYLIHEENNHDNIWMDYQLYGLGKYKLVCEVNKDKINMPEGEGTHIPLKYLNILVEEFFRPEFLDINTNYFDETNIRKKAEVTGLADLYATYYEYLTSYEHGFWGSVRESSFVKCDNPAHQYHCIPSMEQHDNLTSVWNDCVLLMHHIVNVLNEEYGIPDKLLVEVNKFDPKSVNG; the protein is encoded by the coding sequence ATGAAACCTAAATTATCTGGGTATATATGGAAAAAAGGAATTTTTCAATCTGTATGGAATGAAATTGCAAATCCGCTAGAAACTGAAAAAAGTTGGACATATGGACAACTCCCTGAATATATTTGGTTAGCTTTAATTCTTGATAAATTAGGGCGAATAGAGGGAATTAATCAGTCTGTTAGAATTTTGAAATACTGGAAAGACATAAATCCTAAAATTGAAGATTGTAGGTTTTCTACACTTCTTGCTGAATCAGTAGAAAATCAGCAGGAATTATTCGATCAGATTCGATTATCTGTTGGTGATAATACGCTTGAGCCATTAACGCTCATTTTTGATATACATGAGTATCCAACGTTTAATGGTAATTTTTATAATAAGATGAGTATTGAGAAACGCTTATCAAAAATAGAACAAATAATGCAAGAATGTATGGGAAGTCAAACTAATATGACTACTGATATAAAATATATTGTTTTATTTTTCCGCTCAATATGTAATAAGATTAAAGTCATGAAGGGGCAGGAACATATAATTGATTATTTGAACGATTATGCGAGGTTGCCTCATGAGAATGAAAAAATGCACACAATTCGACCTCTTGTTCGTTCGATGTTTGGTACTATTCAATTTATGGATAAAAGTAATTTAGTATATTTGAATAAATTTTGGGAGGATTTAAGTTGTATGTCTACATGCAAGTTATTTTCAGTTAATCTTAGCGAAGTAGATGAGCAGAATTTGAATAAAGACCAGTGTGTTGAGGCATTTCAAAATATCTTTGATTACTTTATTTCAATCAAACAAGATGTTCTAATTTTAGATGAAAAAATGACAGTGCTTTTGGGGTTAGCTGTATTTGCATATAATCGGTTTTATGAGGTATATAAACATGATTTAGATAATAGCATATCTGGGAGAAGTTCAGTTCGGGGACTATTTGAAATACTTATCATAATGAAGTATTTAATTCATGAGGAGAATAATCACGATAACATCTGGATGGATTACCAGTTATATGGTTTAGGAAAGTATAAACTAGTATGTGAAGTGAATAAAGATAAAATCAATATGCCAGAAGGTGAAGGTACTCATATTCCTTTAAAATATTTAAATATTTTAGTTGAAGAGTTTTTTAGGCCTGAGTTTTTAGATATAAATACAAACTATTTTGACGAAACTAATATTAGGAAGAAGGCAGAAGTCACAGGCTTAGCAGATCTTTATGCCACTTATTATGAATATCTTACATCTTATGAGCATGGCTTTTGGGGGAGTGTTAGAGAGAGCTCTTTTGTAAAATGTGATAATCCTGCACATCAATATCACTGTATACCTTCTATGGAGCAACATGATAACTTAACATCTGTGTGGAATGATTGTGTATTGCTAATGCATCATATTGTGAATGTTCTTAATGAAGAATATGGAATTCCTGATAAATTGTTAGTTGAGGTGAATAAATTTGATCCAAAATCAGTTAATGGATAG
- a CDS encoding site-specific integrase — translation MSQKKNLRRSNGEGTFYQSQGKWRGQFSITKDNQLIRRAFSGNSKLEVYKLGKQWIEATQQNTSIFSSKNTKLKDICNYWLQDVKKVSVKPKTFQKYDSTLRLYILPLLGEIKIASITPQQVQTVLNNWSNGTLKGKKGHIISSSTIRCTRRYLSELFEYAVNIGLLLKNPIKLTKAPRLITTEIHTLSLDEIHQLTSTMKQQVSNNISSPYRINYYSSYIATKIALGTGMRLGEVFGLCWDCVDLIHGHISVRRTIQTGTKGQIFQDTKTKTSRRCIPISQELQSELTTYKEFQSNYAKELGDKWTDSYGVVISGTFGKILSTSNFKSRYFIPILKQLNLDHITFHDLRHTHATLLLSQKINPKIVQERLGHSTITLTLDTYSHLVPDIQKEAVKALDNLGI, via the coding sequence ATGTCTCAAAAGAAAAATCTAAGGAGATCTAATGGAGAAGGCACATTTTATCAAAGCCAAGGAAAATGGCGAGGCCAATTTAGTATTACCAAGGATAATCAGTTAATTCGCCGTGCCTTCTCTGGAAACTCAAAATTAGAAGTATATAAATTAGGAAAACAATGGATAGAGGCTACACAACAAAATACTTCTATTTTCTCATCTAAAAATACAAAACTAAAGGACATCTGTAACTACTGGCTACAAGATGTAAAGAAAGTTAGTGTAAAGCCTAAAACATTTCAGAAATATGACTCTACACTGAGGCTATATATTCTTCCTCTCTTAGGTGAAATAAAAATAGCTTCAATTACACCGCAACAAGTACAAACAGTCCTGAATAATTGGAGTAATGGAACATTAAAAGGTAAAAAAGGACATATCATATCTTCTAGTACTATACGTTGTACTAGACGTTATCTTTCAGAACTATTTGAATATGCAGTAAATATCGGTTTATTACTAAAAAATCCTATTAAATTAACTAAAGCACCTAGATTAATAACTACAGAAATTCATACCTTATCACTCGATGAGATTCATCAGCTTACAAGCACAATGAAACAACAAGTTAGTAATAATATATCCTCGCCTTATAGGATTAATTATTACTCATCCTATATCGCAACAAAAATTGCCTTAGGCACAGGAATGCGGCTAGGTGAAGTATTTGGACTATGCTGGGACTGTGTAGATTTAATACATGGACATATATCAGTACGACGAACAATACAAACAGGTACTAAAGGGCAAATATTTCAAGATACAAAGACAAAAACTTCTCGTCGTTGTATCCCTATCAGCCAAGAATTACAAAGTGAATTGACTACTTATAAAGAATTCCAATCCAATTATGCCAAAGAATTAGGAGATAAATGGACTGATTCCTATGGAGTTGTTATCTCAGGTACCTTTGGAAAAATTCTATCAACAAGCAATTTTAAATCTAGATATTTTATACCAATATTAAAACAACTAAACTTAGACCATATAACATTTCATGATCTCCGTCATACCCATGCTACACTTCTACTATCTCAGAAAATAAATCCTAAAATAGTGCAAGAAAGACTAGGCCATTCTACAATTACATTAACCTTAGATACATATTCGCACCTAGTACCTGATATCCAGAAAGAAGCAGTTAAAGCATTAGATAATTTAGGCATATAA